gtttatttatataattttttttaatttttaaataaataaaaaaattgctgttaagtcttttaattttttttaaaaattattaatttatttttatttaaaaattactcaattaaaaagcctttttattatataaaattaaattttttattttttttaaaaattcatcaaTGTGTcaaatctcttaatttttaaaaattaatatatttctatttaaaaattatctaattaaaaagtttttgtatcttataagattaaaattttaatttcttttataaaacaattcattaatttatcttaaaattttaatttatttaatttatataattttaattatatttattatatagtctttataattttaaatattcatattttaatctattcaattaaaattaaaataaattagactAATTATTTGTTTACAtctaaactaaataatttatttttataaaaaataaaatattttaatagagtaattttaatataaaaataaattaataaatgtagatatttttaataattctctCATAATACAATGGCTAACTCCTAATCCTATTTTTATAGTAACTACTTtcccacaatttttttttataatttaaaatttttattttaaatttttaagattGGAGCTctaaatattttacttaatttttttctttttaaaatatttataaaataaattatttcattattatttaatttatttttatatcttactttttattattagaaagtaaattttattttcaattgctctatttaaatttaaatattaatttaaaaattttatttttaatatatatttaaataaaaattttacaaaataaataaaattaaaaatatcgctataaaataaaattaagtcaTCTTCACTTAAATTTCTTGATCTGCCCTGTCTCCAGACTTAGAAAAAAGGTCCTAAAATTCAGAAGTAAATAGAACCACACAGATTGCAGTACTCAGAACCAGAACACCAAAACCTGCACAACTTACAGAGATGATGCAGTAAAACTCATGGCTGATAGCCTTTGGGTGTGGAAATCACCGGCCGTCGCGGTGATTATCCTCGGGTTGCTAGCATCGACGCATGCACAGCCTCCCTTCAAGCATAAAGTTGAAATATTTAGTTTTGGTTTTAGTTTTTTTCTCATTACTGACGTTGTGTTCTTTACAAAAAGTCCTTCTTGTCCCGCCTTTTTAATGGTGGAAGCGGCTGCAAGTCATGGGCTATACTGTCTTTTTCTATTAGTGTTTCAAAAAGgtcaaaaaaattaacaataattaaataaaagttgaAGTCCCTAGTCGTTTTCTCCGCTATATGACAAGCACCGCCTAGTCCGACTTCTTCCGACAAGTGTCAGCAACTACCATATTATGACACGTGGATGGTCAGATTGGATTGAGCAGCCAGATGATGATATGAGAGTCGTATCTCAGTCATAAGCTCTTAACCATGGTTACATACAAGGGGTTTCAAGCTTCAACCATAGTTAATTACCGCCGctttaacctttttttttttgtttaaaaaaaatattttctccacTTCAATTCAAatcctctcttttctctcgTTCTATTTAAATGCTACTGCTTCTCTGTCTCCgtctctgtctctgtctctgcccgtctctctctctctctctgcacaGAGATGAGGATGAAGTGGAGCAGCCGCCTTTTGTGACCGTGAAGCACCGGTCACCGACAGAGTTGAATCGTTTCACTTCATTGCGAGCGAGTTCAGCGAGTGGAATCTGGTAGAAGTAggtccttttctttttcctctatAATGGTCTAATTTCAGAGAAATATTCAGAATTCTCTTTAGCTAGTTTAGTTGGGTTCGCCATTATCATCGCTAGTTGAACTTTCCAACCGAAACCCCATAACCTTTACATTTACGCTTCGATACTGAGAGTGAGAGAACTGGAAGGGTTCAGTGGACTTCAGGTTGATTTAGCTTTGACGGAAATAGAATGGTGGAGGTTGAGAATTCCTCACAAATGACATTTTCCATTGCTTCTGGAGAAGCCAATAATGTATCTAATTTTGGTAATCAAGCGCCGCCTCTCTCAGCGCCGCTaccaaagaagaagagaaacctTCCCGGAATGCcaggtaaattatattttaccaAACCCCAAAAACTCTCTCAtctttttttctacttttaccAGCATGATAATCTCCTTGCTTTTGATTCTGTGCGTTTCAGATCCAGATGCTGAAGTGGTGGCGTTATCGCCAAAGACCTTATTGGCCTCAAACCGTTTTGTGTGCGAAATCTGCAACAAAGGCTTCCAACGCGACCAAAACCTCCAGCTTCACCGCCGCGGCCATAACTTACCGTGGAAACTAAAGCAACGAACCAGTAGGGAACCACGCAAGCAGGTATACGTGTGCCCAGAACCAGCTTGTGTTCACCACAATCCAGCTAGAGCTCTGGGAGATCTCACCGGTATAAAGAAGCATTTCTGCAGAAAGCACGGTGAGAAGAAGTGGAAGTGCGAACGCTGCTCCAAGAACTATGCAGTTCAGTCGGATTGGAAGGCCCACATGAAGATTTGTGGCTCTCGAGAGTATAAATGCGATTGTGGGTCTTTGTTCTCCAGGTTcttagtcctttttatctctGATTCTGCTTTACACTTCCTCTCTGTGTCTGTCTTGATTGTTACTAATATTTCtctgtgtgttttttttttgttttgctttGGTAATCAAGGAGGGATAGTTTCATAACGCATAGGGCGTTCTGTGATGTCTTGGCGGAGGAGAGTGCGAGGGCAAAAACCCTAACGATTATGGATAAGGAGAGGAATACGAATCTAAAGAATGTGATTGCTTCACCGCCATCTCCACCTCTTACGCCATCAACCACTGTAGTTTCTTCGGGTGTCTTAGTTCAAAGCTCAGGTAGGTCTTAGTGCTATATTTTCCTACCTTGTGGCTGAGAGGCGGTGGCTTTATGCTTTACATATGTACTGGGTTTGGTACATTGTGGGTGATTTGTCCTTAAGTTGATGTCGTTCTCGCATGGACTTTAGGCTCAGAGAATATAACAAATGTATACGTGTGTgcgtgtgagagagagagagagagaggagaggagaggagaggagaggagaggaggagGGGGGAGACTAGAGGTTTTGCTGTAAAATCACGGGCACACACTGCTCAAAGATCGAAAAGCCAATAGAGGGGATTGACGTTTGAGAGGAGCATCCCGGCAAAATTTGCTTAGTCTGGATTTATACGGGTCTATAGACTATATGTACAGTATTTCATGTGGGTCTTACACTTACCTCATCTAAATAGAGTTTTATTATCCAAAAATACCATCTTTTACTCGAATGATTTAGGTTACCCCATTATCTATTTCTAAGTGTAATTTTTTTCtgcctttttttgtttttttttttaaatcttttttcttctctctcaCTCCACTCCACTTCTGTTCATAGAATTAGCAGAAAATCCAGTTGGACATTCAGTGTCAACGCCGGCAACTGCATGCTTGAATGCCACTATTCCGAGTTCCAGATCCAGCAGCTCTATTAGCAATGTATTTGCCAGTGTATTTGCTTCATCAGCAATGGCAGCGGTTATCTCACAAGCATCATCTACCTCACTTTCCAATTTTCTTTGCGCGTTACCTCACTCTGATTGCCCCACTACAATACAAACACATAGAGCCGCAGAGCCTCCGTCGCTTTCACTTTCCTCTTCTTTCTATCTCTCCAACAATGCCTCCTTTTTCCCAGACCAAGACCATCGACACTATACTTTATCTCCCCAACCTGCCATGTCCGCTACTGCATTGCTTCAAAAAGCAGCACAAATGGGTGCAACATCATCAAACTCATCATTTCTCCGTGGCTTGGGTTTGCCAGTATCATCTTCCTGTAGCCAAGATATCAACGGCAATCAACGAGACATGAAGCAAGACGCTAATGCTGTGGCAGCTGGGCTCGGAATCGGACTCCCTTCCGGAGATGTTATGATGGGTTCGTCTCCTTTGTTTGGGAACAAGCCAACCACGCTTGATCTTCTTGGGCTGGGCATAGGTGCTGGCTCTGCTTTGCTAAATTCCTATGGTGGCAGCTTCAATGTAGGAGCAGCTGCAGTTTCTGCTGTAGCAACTCCATACGGAGGAGGGAGCTCTAAAGAAACATGGGATGCTGCAGCCGAGAAAAAGCCAAGTGGTTCAGCCTTGTATTAGAGAGCTTCACTTTTTCCATGTATTTTTGTCAACGGTGAAAAAGTTGAGCTCTTACATCTCTCTTGCTTTCCAATGGCTGATACCCTTttgtttctcaaaaataaaGGCCAGAGAAGGTCCATGGAATAGTTTTAGTTAGTATTCAAATATATGTACATACTAATTTTTGGTCCCTTTGGtgctttaatttaattaaaatatggaGAAACTGGCATGGGAGGTAAAGTTATTTTGCTTTGATTGGAAACAATGCAAGTCATGGCCAACATGGGTATAACCTACTTTTTGCTATTAACTAAAAAACAAAGAGTTAAAAAATGGTTCAAACTTGAGAGCTAAGAGCCTAATCCATTCATTTGTTAGTCCAAAAACGTTAGTGTCTGAAAGTGACACGGCGGGTTGGATGACAGTGATGTCTTACTTGGAGGGTAGCTGTGGGGAGAAAACAAGTAATATTATCTCAACAAATTATGATGATGCACTTGCTAAAATATATGAAGACATTTATTAAGaagtaaaaaaaatagtaaatttcttttcttttattttttaaataagttatAAACATTTTAATGATTTTGTAGATTATGATAATTATTTAGATTATAAGTGTTTTATAGTATTTACATTAATTAGCGTACTATTTTAGCTTGATGGGAGAGCATGTAATAATATTGAATAGATAATGTTTGATTAGACTATATTTATATTGATGATCGCTGGCTTTCTGATATTCGGATTGGATTCTAAAAAAGAAAGTAAGCTCAAAACTCAATAGAATTCATTAAGCAGGTGCGTCATCCGATATGCGATTAAAGCAGGCCAAATTAATCCAAGACTTGAATCTATTAAAGGAGAGTTCAACGTGTGTGACGTGATGGGAGGTAGGAAAGCAGATCGACTACGCCATAGTCCTATCAATATCCACACCGAAcaagaattaaatggccgctagACGATAATAGTCAAATAGATATATCTATATGTACGAATCCACATGATAGGGACAAATAGCAATTATGCGctactaaaaaataaatgaaatgaatAAAGGGAAATACGTGACCTTTTCAGACTAAACTTATACTCACACttataaattctattttctCAAAATCTCAGAATAATATGCGgtaaatgtatataattttatataatttattattattttacattataaatttatgtatacCGACCTAGATAAGTttatattatagtttaaaatattaaatttattttttatttgaatttaccTTTTAAATTATCGTTTAAATGTTAAATAaaactattattatttataaaaatttattaagagtgcgagttatatttttttaatttatttgatttcatttgaatttatttaatattttaataataagttaaaaataaatttaaaactaataatgAAATTTGACAAATTTGAAATGGATAGTGAAATTTCAGaattttaacttgttgaatagTTTAAGGGCGATTTTggtattttatctttttattattcGGATGTAGGTGAGCATAATTTTGGTCAAAGTGGATGGGTCCAACAGCCACATGTAGTAACTGATTGTGAGCTCATGGTCAGACCCGTGCCGTCAGCCGTGTATTCAATAGGCTGTGAATTGGCAACGGCCTCTGTGTGATGACGTGTGGGTCCGTTCGCCATTATGTTGGTGGGCTCTTTTTTCCCGTTTTCTGCATTTAGCGATGGGAAAATTATAagggaaatttattatttaatttttatattatgataaaatttattaatagattttttttattttaaaaaataaattataatatcattgatatttaaaatatattaatgaatttttttattaatttaattgttaaatattataaaaaaattaaaatatctatgaTATTAAAGGATTAATTTTCAGATTTTGagttttttaaaactataataattaaattttttaagaaaattatagtaattaaatatttaataattaaaattaataaaaaattaactaataaaattttaaaatattaaaaatattttaatatatttttttaaaataaaacaaccaactaataaattttttatattataaaatattaaataataaaattttcaaactcTGAGATTTCCGCGAGAAATATTATGTGCTTCATGAATCCTAAACAAACGTCTTTCACTTGGGGAAATCAGAGTCCATTTAGCATGAAATTAATGAGTCACTGTTTTTCTCTTAAACAAAAAAACAATTTGATATTCCATATTATCACTTTCAATTTCTTaattatagaattaaatttaatatattttaattacagtTATGACATAATATTTAGACAAAATATATTATGAACCGTCAATACATGATAGAGTCACGTGATAAGATTCTAATAAACTATGACACTCGATTATGGAAATCTCATCTATAAAAAATAAGACTCCAGCATCATAATAATCGATATTCGAAACTTTTTCATGAATCGGTCGAACCTTTCACGATAAGTTATCATTAAAAGATAGTATCTAGCAGATACATATTACTTCTATAATCGCGTGATCCCTTATCCACTAATTGGTACCAgtcaaatttctaaaaaattcacTAACTAATTCCatatttttacagtataaaatcaAAGTATGTACATAGTTCAAGGTATGTATTTTTATACACTCTTCCTAAATTCAAACTACTTACACTCGGCCCTTTGCAATAAATTACTAACTTGAGTGTCAAAGTGGCTGCTCATAGATATCAACTACCTCGCATTCTTTCTTTTGCAGATTAaccaattattttttagtttattttttattacatcaTTTAATTCCATTGCTGAGTTAGTTGGGTGGTAAGGAAGGAGTGACTCTGGTGAAAGACTCGGGTTGTGTGACAGTTCGCTCATTTGTTGTTGGAGGCGGAGGTAGAGGAGGAAGAACGATGACCTCTTCAGCACGGCAAGTTCGTTTTGTTGGGGAAGCCATGACATCCACGATAACTTTTCCTTTTCGAGCAGCACAAACCGCCTTTATGAATTTATTCTTTCCTTTGCCAACCATACCTACATAGAGTAAAAAGTAAGCAAGTAAAGTAGtttaaaagcaataaagttTGGAAAGAAATCTGCAGTATAGGGTATGATTTCCCGATAGTCTTGGAGACTAAGTGGTTGAGGGAACTGAGGTTGTTCTGCCTAGTAATGACTTTACCATGACAAGGTGATGTTCCTCATCCGCACGTTAATGTCCATTCTTTGGGTTGAGGCCATCTTCTGGAGGAAGTTTAAAGCCTCTTTCTCATCCCTTCATGGTTGGACCCCATCCTTTCTAAACTCTATGTATATATTCCAATTAGTTTGGAGCTGTCCAAAATCTCTAGACACCCTGTTACAGAGgatgaaaaacttatttttctaaCGCTTCAAGGAGGAAGGTATCCGATCGAAGAGAGTCTGACGTTTTTTCTCGTTGAAAAGCCAAAATTCTTTGTTTTTTCAGGTACCCAGCTGGTACAACAGAGTGAAATGCTCGGCTCGATATTACTGTTGAAGTAGACGAAGCGGAAAGCTACCAAAATTCTTCAGCTATCTGGGTGCAGTTGGGTGACTAACAACTTATGAAATTAAAAGACTTCAATAAATAATGGGTCCATTAGAAACTAAAGACCTACTTTCAATTGTTCTTCATATATCATGATTGTATCCTCAGCAGGGATCTGATCGTCTACAGGAACATTCGAGTGTGGAGCATAAACCTTAAAAATCTTTCGAGAGATCTGGTAATGGTCATGCAAGCGGTCTACGTCCCTCTCAGTTAGTATGGACAGGATGTCATTCACCAGGAGGTTGTCATTATCGTGGATCGCTTTCAATGGAATGATTGGAGCTAGAGCATCAAGGTTGAACTTCTGccaaaagaagaggaagaagatctATTCATCTTTGAAAAAGAATAGAGACAGGATTTACCTttagaaaatgagaaaataagAAACCGAGTGGTCGAGTCTTTTATAAGCATAAAGCAATTGAGAGCAAAAGAGGTGATTAAAGGAGAAAGGGAGATTTTATACTGTGATTTCGATGGTTGGTTTAAATGCGTCTCAAGAAGTAAGGCAATCAGTATTTATGTTCAAAACAGATGAAGAGACGTGTGTATGAAGAGTCAATTCATACATGCCACGTATCCAATAACTGTAATCTTCGAATATGAATAGTTAAAAACCGATGGAGGGATCTCTAATATGACATAATATTTGCCTAAAGTATGTTATGAACTGTCACCATATGATAAAGTTACATGGTAAGGCCTTAGTAAACTATGACACTCGGTCACGAGAGTATTATCCATAAGAAAGAAGACATGTGCATCATAATGGTCGATACTCGAAACGACAAAAGATACGCCCTCTCATGAACTGGTCAAGCCTTTCACCATAAGTTACTATTAAAAGATAGTATTCAACAGATACTTATTACTCCTATAATCACGAGATATATAAGTTGGATTTCTAAGAGATTTAATAAATAACTCtatctttttatagtataaaagtaaaatatacaCAGAATTTAAGATACGCATTCTTACACTCTTTCTATATTCAAGCTATTTACTTACACTCATCCTTTGTGATAAATCACTAATTTAAGCATTAGAGTGACTGCTCATAAACGCCAACCATCTtgccttttttacttttatagaTTGATCAATCATTTTTCACCTCATTTTTTAGCatatcaattataaaataagTCAACATTTGATATTAGAGTAAGTAGAAAATTTTACATGTGTACATCAACTTTGGACAtcattacattttaaaaatacttgCGACGATCACTTTTTTAAATGGTGGTCTAATATTATAtcttttattgaatatataatatttattttattaattattattttctttccttaattatttattaattattttatattttcatcaataaaataaaaaatattaaacaattaCTTAAAAAAGTCATTGTTACTCttatttctctttaatttttaatttttgatttgttGACATAAAATTTCTCATTTTAAAAAACATTACATTAAAATTCTTCAACCATTTTGTAttaatttctcatatttataatattattctcTTTTTggcatgatttattttaaaacatgtaATCAAATGATTGTAAAATCATGTAAGATTGAAATggtaaattattgaaaaaaattaattaaattaaatatttataaattttttattttaaatggatGGTATATCTCTTCAATACAAGTCCGCAAAGAATAATAATTTGTGAGGAGAGAGATATTAATATTTGAGATAAcatttgtttttaatttcttaatttttaccCTATGATATTAGAGTACATTAGTTTTATAGTACAAATGCATGAAAATTTgtgatttttattgaaaaaaaattcaattaaatttatatatttttatttagagattaaataaatttaaataattttttttatcaaataaactcataaattttacatttaaaattaaataagttcaaccctaatgaaatataaaaattatttatcatcttttaatttttatattaattaaaattttaaaatttgatatatttaaatttaaaaaataatattttattattaaaaaataatctatattAAATTATGGCTTATTTGgtcttaaaataaaagtttaggaGCTATTTgacaaaaacaaattaaatttaatttaattggctTTAAGGTTATAATCAAAATGAACGAGTCGAGTTTTAATAAGTTCAGActcgattagaaaataaatttaaaaattcgagTTCGAATTCGAACTCGACtcgaattttatttataagttcGCTCttgattcataaaataaatattaaattagagTTCGATTCTAACTCGATTTGCAATAAActcatttattatattaacaaaTCAATTCAAactccatttaaaaaatttgagttTCAGTTCATTTATATTTGGATTTGAgtttgattatattataaataattttaatataatttaaatttatttaaattaaaaataaaatttaaattataagaatattaaaaaaattttaaattaaaattttttatttaattaaaattttttaaatttaaaattaataaaaaaatataaaaaaaattatatttttatagagaaattataatttttgatTTTCCTTTCGACTTTCGATATAAAACTCAAATTCAACTCATTTATTAAACGagcttaaaaaataaatttaaattcaatttatttaaaaaacgaGTCCAAccctattaaattttatcaaattcaaGTCTCTAAGTAGTTCTAGTACTAATTTAATTCGTTTGCCCCCTAACAGTCTCGTAGTAAAAGCacaaagaatttatttttattatttaccaTCCATAATTGAAGCTCGAAGGCGTAGTCCATGACCTCAAGTTGGCAAGAAGATCGTCAGcagcaaaaataaaataaatccaatCTCAAGAAATCCCATAAACAAATCAATCCACCACCTTGTAAAATAATGATATTATATGTAACTTTTAATTATAAACTGTTTCTGCCATCCAGAATGATCCATCTTTCTCACCATGCCTCCTCTGCTGCTCCTGCTTCTTCAAATCCTCACCCTGTTACTGCTCCTCAGTTTCCTCAAATTCATATACTCCATCATATGGATCCCCTTAAGAATCCAACATCACTTCAAGAAGCAAGGCATAGTTGGTCCTAACTACCGTCCGATCACTGGTAACACGGCTGAGATCCGCCGTTTATATGCTGAGGCTCAGTCAAAATCAATGTCGTCTTTGAACCACGATGTGCTTCACCGTGTGTCTCCATTTCACTACCATTGGTCGCGGTTGTATGGAAAGACTTATGTATACTGGTTCGGGTCGAGAGCCAGGTTGGTTATATCTGATCTGGATATGATTAAAGAGGTTCTGATGAACACTGGCGGTGGGTCTTTCAAGAAGGTGGCGCAAAACCCTCAGGCTAATCAGCTATTTGGGG
The sequence above is a segment of the Manihot esculenta cultivar AM560-2 chromosome 5, M.esculenta_v8, whole genome shotgun sequence genome. Coding sequences within it:
- the LOC110614370 gene encoding zinc finger protein GAI-ASSOCIATED FACTOR 1; amino-acid sequence: MVEVENSSQMTFSIASGEANNVSNFGNQAPPLSAPLPKKKRNLPGMPDPDAEVVALSPKTLLASNRFVCEICNKGFQRDQNLQLHRRGHNLPWKLKQRTSREPRKQVYVCPEPACVHHNPARALGDLTGIKKHFCRKHGEKKWKCERCSKNYAVQSDWKAHMKICGSREYKCDCGSLFSRRDSFITHRAFCDVLAEESARAKTLTIMDKERNTNLKNVIASPPSPPLTPSTTVVSSGVLVQSSELAENPVGHSVSTPATACLNATIPSSRSSSSISNVFASVFASSAMAAVISQASSTSLSNFLCALPHSDCPTTIQTHRAAEPPSLSLSSSFYLSNNASFFPDQDHRHYTLSPQPAMSATALLQKAAQMGATSSNSSFLRGLGLPVSSSCSQDINGNQRDMKQDANAVAAGLGIGLPSGDVMMGSSPLFGNKPTTLDLLGLGIGAGSALLNSYGGSFNVGAAAVSAVATPYGGGSSKETWDAAAEKKPSGSALY